The Sphingosinicellaceae bacterium genome includes the window AAGGCCAATCAAGCCGGGAAATAGCTGGTTCTCCGCGAAAACTATTGAGGTAGTGCCTCAGATGATTACCGCACGGGGTAGAGCACTGGATGGGCTAGGGGGTCGCGAGATCTACCAAACCTAACCAAACTCCGAATACGTGCGAGTACAGTCTGGGAGACAGACGGCGGGTGCTAAGGTCCGTCGTCGAGAGGGAAACAGCCCTGACCAACAGCTAAGGTCCCCAAATCGTGTCTAAGTGGGAAAGCATGTGGAAGTCCCAAAACAACCAGGAGGTTGGCTTAGAAGCAGCCATCCTTTAAAGAAAGCGTAACAGCTCACTGGTCTAGATAAGGATTTCTGCGGCGAAGATGTAACGGGGCTCAAGACACGTACCGAAGCTTTGGGTGCACGCAAGTGCGCGGTAGCGGAGCGTTCCGTAAGCCTGTGAAGCGGCCTGGTAATGGGTCGTGGAGGTATCGGAAGTGCGAATGTTGACATGAGTAGCGATAAACAGGGTGAGATGCCCTGTCGCCGAAAGCCCAAGGGTTCCTACGCAAGGCTAATCCGCGTAGGGTGAGCCGGTCCCTAACACGAGCCCGAAGGGGGTAGTGGATGGAAACACGGTTAATATTCCGTGGCCTGGTGGTGTGTGACGGATCTCGTGTGTTGTCGGGACTTATTGGATTGTCCCGGCTTCGAAGAGGTTCCAGGAAATAGCCCCACCGTATAGACCGTACCCGAAACCGACACAGGTGGGCTGGTAGAGTATACCAAGGCGCTTGAGAGAAGGGTGTTGAAGGAACTCGGCAAATTGCCTCCGTACCTTCGGAAGAAGGAGGCCCCATGTAAGCGCAAGCTCTCATGGGGGGCACAGGCCAGGGGGTAGCGACTGTTTAGCAAAAACACAGGGCTCTGCTAAGTCGGCTTCAAGACGACGTATAGGGTCTGACGCCTGCCCGGTGCCGGAAGGTTAAGTGGAGATGTGCAAGCATCGAAATGAAGCCCCGGTAAACGGCGGCCGTAACTATAACGGTCCTAAGGTAGCGAAATTCCTTGTCGGGTAAGTTCCGACCTGCACGAATGGCGTAACGACTTCCCCACTGTCTCCAACACCTGCTCAGCGAAATTGAATTCCCCGTGAAGATGCGGGGTACCCGCGGTTAGACGGAAAGACCCCGTGCACCTTTACTGCAGCTTCAGAGTGGTATGAGGAATGAACTGTGTAGCATAGGTGGGAGGCTTTGAAGCATGGGCGCCAGCTCGTGTGGAGCCATTAGTGAAATACCACCCTGTTCGTTTCTTATATCTAACCTGCTACCATGAAACTGGTAGAGGGACCCTCTGTGGCGGGTAGTTTGACTGGGGCGGTCGCCTCCTAAAGAGTAACGGAGGCGCGCGAAGGTTGGCTCAGGACGGTTGGAAACCGTCTGTTAGAGTGCAATGGCATAAGCCAGCCTGACTGTGAGACCGACAGGTCGAGCAGAGACGAAAGTCGGTCATAGTGATCCGGTGGTCCCTCGTGGACGGGCCATCGCTCAACGGATAAAAGGTACGCCGGGGATAACAGGCTGATAACCCCCAAGAGCTCATATCGACGGGGTTGTTTGGCACCTCGATGTCGGCTCATCACATCCTGGGGCTGGAGCAGGTCCCAAGGGTTTGGCTGTTCGCCAATTAAAGTGGTACGTGAGCTGGGTTCAGAACGTCGTGAGACAGTTTGGTCCCTATCTGCCGTGGGCGTCGAGATTTGAGAGGAGTTGTCCCTAGTACGAGAGGACCGGGATGAACATACCTCTGGTGGACCTGTCATCATGCCAATGGTGCAGCAGGGTAGCTATGTATGGACGGGATAACCGCTGAAAGCATCTAAGCGGGAAGCCTTCCTCGAGATTAGATCTCATCGAGTCGTGGAAGACCACCACGTTGATAGGCCAGGTGTGTAAGTGCGGTAACGCATTCAGCTGACTGGTCCTAATTACTCTGGTTGCGCCTGAAGATCCCACCATCATCGACAGCACTGAGTTGCATCGCAGCTTCGTATTGGTCAGCACTAGATCTCGGTCTAGCATTCGATTTTCTGACTTGCCCGTCTGCCTGCTTCATAGCTTGGTGGTCATAGCGTCTGTGACCCACCCGATCCCATCTCGAACTCGGCCGTGAAACCAGACAGCGCCAATGGTACTATCGCTCAAGCGATGGAAGAGTAGGACGCCGCCAGGCTTTGTAGCTGGCAGACAGGCTAAACCCATTCACAATGCGTAGTCCTCATCGCGGGGTGGAGCAGCCCGGTAGCTCGTCAGGCTCATAACCTGAAGGTCACAGGTTCAAATCCTGTCCCCGCAACCACCGCTATAGAACAACCCCTGCCGCTCCCGCGGCGGGGGTTGTTCTCGTTTGTGGCGAAGTCGATCAGCTTCGAGGTCGTCGCCTCCACCTCGATGTAGGATTGCTGCCCGTCGGGGTGCACCGTGACGCTCTCGATCAGGGCGGCGATCTGCTCCGCGGCCTCGGCTCGGATCGCCGGGTCGTCGAGGGACGCCTGAAGGTTCGCGACCTTCTCCTCGAAACGGCGCCTGATTGTCGGGTGCGTCAGCACCACCGCGTCCGTGGACGTAGGCTGCTCGGCGATTTGAGCCAGAAGCGTCGCTCGCTCCTGCTCCCGTGCGGCGAGCATCGCACGCAATGTCGGGCCGACGACGCCTTCCAGCATATTGGCCGCAAGATTGCCGATCTCTGCTTCGACCGCCTTAAGTCGCGTCTGGAGCTGCGGCCGCCGGTCTTCCCGATCCCTCGAAAGTCGCGTCACCTCACGCTCGAACTCGCGCACGAAGACTTGGATGAGTGCCGGCGTTAGCAGTTCGCTCCTGAGGACTTCAAGCACCTTGGCCTCCAGCGGTGCCTGTCTCACGGAGACGGTGTTGCTGCACGTGCCGCGCTCCTTCACCCCCGCGCACCGGTAGTAGTCCTTGCCGGATATCGTGTAGTTCGACCCGCACTCGCCGCATTTGATCAGGCCCGAGAGCAGGTGGCGCTTGCGGTTCCTAGCCTCCGGCGGCACCTCGGCGCCGGGCCGGGCTCGCCGCGCGAACTCCGCGTCGAGGCGCTCGGCGAGCGCGTCGTCGATGATACGAAGTTCCGGCACATCGACCGTCATCCAGTCGGCCGCGTCGCGCAGGCGGTAGCGGCGCTCGCGCCTGTCGGACTCCGGGTTCTTGCGCCATTCACGGCGTTTCCACACGAGCCTGCCCCGGTAAAGCGGGTTACTCAGGATGCCGACCTGCTTCGCGGGATCACCTCGGATCGTCGAAGCGTTCCACTTGCCGCCGCGGGGACCCGGTACGCCGCGCTTGTTCAGGTCCTTCGCGATCGCGATCGACGACCGGCCACTAGCGAATTGCTCGCAGATCCATCTAACGGTTTCGGCCTTGTTCTCATCGATCGAGAGCAGGCCGCGGATCGGCTCGCCGGCGGCATCGTGCTTCACGACCTTGTCGTAGCCGTAGGCGCGGCCACCGGGGGAGCGGCCTGCGGCGACCACAGCCTCGAGGCCCCTGATCGTCTTCTTCTGGAGATTGGCGAGGTATATCCCACCGAGCATGCCAGCCACGCCGAGCTTTATCTCATCGATCTCGCCCTCCGACGCCGTGTGCAGACGGACCCTGGAGTAGCGCAGCATTTTGCCCAGCCACTGGATGTCCTCCCCGTCCCGCGCCACACGGTCCATGGACTCCGAGACCACGATGTCGATGCGCCCGTTGCGGACGTCCCGCAACATCCGATTGAGTTCGGGCCGGTCGCGGCTGTATCCGGAGATCTCCGGATCGGCGTAGACGCCGACCACCTTGCCGCCGAGCCGGTCGATCAGCGGTGGCAGCGACGACGCCTGGTCGTCGCTCGACGAGGAGTTCTGCAGCGCCGTGGAATGGCGCGCGTAGATGGCGACCCGCATCTCTTCTACCCATTGCCCGAGGCCGGCGTGTCTATTCCGGCCATGAGCCCAGTTGCAAGCGCCCGGTCATGTCATGCTCGATCAGGGCGTACTCGCAGCCGTCGTGGGTCCAGTCTTGAAGGTCCACGATCTGGAAGCGCTTGGGACCGGGCATGTAGAAGGGAATGCGCGTCCGCCCGATGGAATCGATTAGCCTTGCCAGGACTTTCGGGTCCCGGTCGAGCCGGTCCAGCGAGTTGATCAGGACGGCGGATACCTTGTACCCGCGGATGTCGGCGACGAGCCGGCACAGGCCCGGACGATCCTCGACGGGCACACGCGCAGACGCGTCGTCATGGTAGGACAACACTCCGGTCGCACCGAGGGCGCCGGCGAGGGCGACAAGCTCGTTCACAGCCGACGCTGCGGCCACTCTGTCGGTCACGCTCGTCCGCGTGTAGATAGCCATCAGCATTTCCTCATTCCTTTTCTTTGATGGGAGGCGTCGGACGACCGGCGACGTGCTCGGCGGCGGCCTGACGCGCGAACAGGACGACCAGGCGCTCGAGTGCCCTTTCACGATCGGACGACGGCATGCCCGTTTGACGCGCGTTCGCGTGCGGTGCGGCCGAGCGGGTCAGGGGTCTTGCGGCGTGCACGAATGGGAAGTAGGACCGCCCCCGCTAATAGGGTGCAAGAAAGTCACATGCGCGGCGGCAGAAATTTCCTCTTTCCTCGCAGTGCCGTCCCTCCCGGCATCGGATCGCACGTCAGGCGCGAGCGCGTCGCCCGGAAGCTCAGCCAAGACGGCCTCGCGCGGCTCGCCGGTTTGCGGCGCGAGACGGTGTGCAGGATTGAAGCCGGGAGGCCACCGTCGTCGCACGCGCTTTTCGCGATCGAGTGGGCCCTCGGCCTAGATTCGCCTCATTTCGTCAAGGACTGGAAGGATCCGGCCTCGCCGGACGAGCCGTCATTGGGCCCCCGCGTTCGTGCCCGTCGGCGGAAGTTGGGCCTCAGCCTCCAGGATCTTGCCGCTGTCTCCGGCGTGGTTGCGTCGACGATCTCGCGGTTCGAACGCGAGCTGGTCAGCTGCGCCAAGATCGTGACCGAGGACACCGACGAGCACGGTCTCCACCGCGCCAGGATACTGAAGCCCGACCTTGCCAAGGCTCTTGGATGTTCCGTCGCCGAGCTGCAGGCCTACTGCGACGCGATCGATCCCGGCCCGAATTGAGGGCCGCAACCAATTATCATTCGCTTTCGGGCTGGCAGAGTCGATAACCCAGTCGATATGCCATACATCGCGAAGGCGAGATTGATCCTGCCGACAAGACAGTTCCGCCATCGTTGAACGAGCTAGAGTGCACATCGGCGGCGGCGCGCGCCGGTCCTCGCGCGAAACCTTCTTGAATTTTTAGTTCGGCGCTGGAATCCGGCGGACGGAAATGGCGACCGATGCTATCCTGTGAACGTCTTGCGGGGGCGGGTGATGAGCGACGATCAGACAGGGAACCCGAGCTTCGTGGCGACGCAGTCGGCCGAGCTCTCCGCGGAGGTCGAGAAGGCGGCCATCGCCGACGCGGGCTACGTTCCAGCCGCTGCGAGGGCCCGGCGTCGTGCCCGTGCCGAAGCGGACGACCGCATCGAGATCAGGAAGGACTTCCTCGAGAACGCGCGGAGCGATCCCAACGGCTTCGAGCGGGTCATCGGCGCAAGTGACCTGATGTCGATAAACTACCTCGACCGCGGACGACGCGTGGCAGCGGCCGTCTGCCGGATCAAGGTGCCGAGCCCGGGCGGCGCCTGGTACGGGACCGGCTTCCTCGTCGGTCCCAGGCTCCTGATGACCAATCACCACGTGATCTCGAACGCCGACGATGCGAGCCAGGCCGAGGCCGAGTTCGGCTACGAGCACGACGTCGACGGCGTCCTGCAGGCGCCGATCTCATTCAACCTGCGGCCGCACGAGATCTTCTTCACCAATGCGGAGCTCGACGTCACGTTCGTCGCGGTGACGCCTCTGTCCGATCAGGACGTGCCGCTCG containing:
- a CDS encoding zinc ribbon domain-containing protein — translated: MTVDVPELRIIDDALAERLDAEFARRARPGAEVPPEARNRKRHLLSGLIKCGECGSNYTISGKDYYRCAGVKERGTCSNTVSVRQAPLEAKVLEVLRSELLTPALIQVFVREFEREVTRLSRDREDRRPQLQTRLKAVEAEIGNLAANMLEGVVGPTLRAMLAAREQERATLLAQIAEQPTSTDAVVLTHPTIRRRFEEKVANLQASLDDPAIRAEAAEQIAALIESVTVHPDGQQSYIEVEATTSKLIDFATNENNPRRGSGRGCSIAVVAGTGFEPVTFRL
- a CDS encoding recombinase family protein, whose translation is MLMAIYTRTSVTDRVAAASAVNELVALAGALGATGVLSYHDDASARVPVEDRPGLCRLVADIRGYKVSAVLINSLDRLDRDPKVLARLIDSIGRTRIPFYMPGPKRFQIVDLQDWTHDGCEYALIEHDMTGRLQLGSWPE
- a CDS encoding helix-turn-helix domain-containing protein, with translation MRGGRNFLFPRSAVPPGIGSHVRRERVARKLSQDGLARLAGLRRETVCRIEAGRPPSSHALFAIEWALGLDSPHFVKDWKDPASPDEPSLGPRVRARRRKLGLSLQDLAAVSGVVASTISRFERELVSCAKIVTEDTDEHGLHRARILKPDLAKALGCSVAELQAYCDAIDPGPN